CTctgaactttttgttttcccttcttcCATGTTGTACAAATCATTTCCCGGTTCCGACCATCGTCTTCTCAGATTGGTTCCGTCCTTTCTCTCGCTGCTTATTGGTGCAGCGTCACACCACGTGGTCAAATCGACGGCGACCCCTACGTACCCGCAGCGCCAAAATTCAAAAAACTGTTCCTGACAAAACTGACCGGACGTGCATGTCAATAACGCGAAATGAATCATGGATTATTTGATTCAACGTTGAATGAGAATAAGGGAGAGGTTTCAACCGCCGGTAGCAGAGGCCAGTCGAGCGGGATTGCCTGAAAATATCGCAGTAATATGAAGGTTTGTCTCTGTTCCCCCAGGTTTTGTTGCTCGTTACAGATGACGACTAGCCACCTAGCTGACTTAGCTTAGCTCCAAGCAACATTGTGGCTGACGTTAGCGTTAGCCGACTGAGAGCTGTCACGCTAGCTAACGTAAGCTAACGTGCGCCGTGTGAAGCGGTCGGcgattttctttgtttacttcAATGTTTCTCCAAAATAATCGTAAACTTCAACTTGGCAGCACCGTACGCGGTCAGTCTGGTGCGTTAAGTGGAATCTCGCACCAGGTCCCCTCtgtaaaatgtgatattttaaagttgtcgctaatttttcttttaatatgcATCGTAATTCAAacagtttgaaatatttcatcaaCAATAGCAACGGATCTGTAATCCGGCGCGCCTCAAATGAAGAAATTAGCAATATTTAATAGAAATTGaacaataataaattattatataatgCGCCGCCCTTCGTTGCCGATATGAAACTGGATCAGCTGTatgcactgacattttttttttcatatatgaaGGGCTGTCTggattattattgatttaatgcttttttaaaattgtgtttggaaaaaaacaaacaaattagcTTTGGGTTACGTTAGCAAGAAAAAATCGGCAAGTGAACGTCACACCAGACGCGTCACTTGACGCACGGGAGCATCGCCGACTGACATTTGAGGACACGGACGAGGAGTTCAGTCCGTCTCCCTCTTCTGTAAAGTACATTGCGGATTTGTAGTTGATTTGTGCAGATTTCTCCGTGTCAAAACCTAAATCAGCTAGAAACCGATCGAATGCAGCCTCGTAGGAAACAGCTGTGACTCCGTCACTTCCAGGTAAACCGTTAATCAACCGTTAATTTCAGTTGGCACCGCTTATTGCTGCGAGGTTCATTAGTCAGTGTCAAAAACTGAAGGATTTGATTGTGCTTTGTGATAATCTATGTATATCAGAGTCAActgctaatttatttttttctgttttgtgacaGAATTCCTGTAAAGACCAAGTGGTTTCCCCATGATTCGTTGACCATGAGACGGAGCCCAAGGAGACCGCTGATCCTCAAGCGGAGGAAGTTGCCCTTTCAGCAAAATGACGCGCCGGCGGCCGGGTCGCAGAGCCAGCCCGCTGCGCCCGTCTCCGAGGACCCTCCTGCGCCGGCTGCTGCGGGTCAGAGCTTCCCCGACGGCATCCGCATCATGAACCACCCGTCCATGTCCGACACTCAGGTGGTCGTCATTCCCAAGACGGCGGACCTCCAGAGCGTCATCGGGGCCCTCACCGCCAAGGGGAAGGAGTGTGGCACCCAGGGGCCGAACAAGTTCATCCTCCTGAGCGAGAGCGGCGGCTGCAACGGTGGGTCCTTCGCTCGGACAGCCGGCGAGGGGCACAACGTCTCCTCCAGCAGCGCAGAAGGGCAACCAGGGGACGAAGACACCACGCCCGACTCCCCTGATGCTAAACCGCTCAGTGGAATTAAACCACGTATGGAGACgagattcttttttcttacgATATTTAAAGCAAAAGCTATCTTTAATCGCTttacaataatgtttttttgctttcctcATTAGTGAAAAGGGAGGCGGAAGGTGGCCCGTTGGACGACAGCCTCACCAACATCCAGTGGCTGGGCAGAATGAACACGTGCGCCCTGGAACCAGATCCTGCCAAGCAGATGGGCAACgacaaagaaaaccaaaccCCAGATTCACAGGCTTCGCAGGTCAGCCGCTCCTTCAtcgtcacttcctgttgatgTGTAAATAGACAGCGTGTGCTGACCACAGATTGTCAGGCTCGCCTCAAGTAACAACTACCGCTAAACACCAGTCGGtctcacgttgttgtttttaaacctaTACTTTTTTCAAATAGCAAACAAACTAGTGACATCAGCTCAAATGTAAGAAAACTAACAATGGTGTTAATGGTGTAAACTagtgaaataaaatacaggACACTGCTGGGATCACGTTAGCAACAAGATGATGATAATAGTTTCTGTTAAGttcttttaaatgtctgtatttGCTCACTTTTTGTCACAAACACCAACTTAGCACATTTATAAACCGGACCGAAATCACATTTTGCATGTAGCAATATTCCGAAGACTTTGTCTAAACTGATCACGCCATCCTAAAATCTTCTGTACCGTActtctcccttcttcttttttttgtacaggcGCACGATGAGGAAATGGTCGCAGAAGACGCTCAGCAGCCCACGATGTCTGAGAGGCCGCCGTACTCCTACATGGCCATGATCCAGTTCGCCATCAACAGTCGGAAGAACAGGATGATGACGCTGAAGGAGATTTACACGTGGATAGAGGAGCACTTCCCGTACTTCAGGGAGGTGGCCAAACCCGGATGGAAGGTACTTTACTACTGAAGTTTATTGTGTATAATATTGTGTGATCCGGGGACAAATTAAACCTCGTATCACTTactttttgcttcttcttttttattattattgtagaaTTCCATCCGCCATAACCTCTCTCTGCACGACATGTTCATTCGTGAGACGTCAACCGACGGGAAAGTGTCTTTCTGGACGATCCGGCCTGAGGCGAATCGATGCCTCACTCTCGATCAAGTGTACAGGGTGAGCAGAAATTCTTCTTTTCagaatcatttttgatttatcatCAACATCCATGGTATTTTggtgtaaaaacattttcctccaccCCCTTTCTCCCttcacatccctctctccacaGCCTGGTTGCGACCCCATGACGGCTCCCGTCCCGGTGccaatgcttttattttcccaACAAGTAAGATTGATCTACCCATTCCCTCAGTTCTCTAGGGACAGTTTTCACCTTTTGCAGTCAGGAAGCAGACGGAGGGGacagaaaaatcaaaaagattTCAGTTGCCCATTTGTCACCAGAGATTCAGGACCCAAAGAACAAAAGCTGTAGCTGCTGATCTGAGATCTagggaagatttttttgttgcaggtggaggaggtgacgTGTACGCTCAAAATGTATCCATCATTCCTCCTATAAAGTAGGGACAGGCAAGAGCACTGATCTGAGGTTGTCACTGATATAATGTCAGGCATTATAAAGGCTACTGAAGCAGTGTTCTTATTCTATGCTTATCttatttttcacagcagcagaagaaggtGCTTCCTGATGCAAGGAAAACATCAACTGGCTCTGGTGAGTTAACGGAGATGGACGGACTTTGGTAGAGTTCAATGGGTAGAGGGGGCAGAAGCAGCTTGAAGCTGGCAAATGGacagaaatattattttgtttgtttgttattctcCTCTGAGTTGTTGTCgtctttttctctgtgcagaGAGAAGGATGAAGCCGCTCCTCCCCCGGACCGATTCCTACCTGGTCCCTATCCAGCTCCCAGTCGCCTCCTCCGTCTACCTGCCGCCGGCTTCGG
This region of Scophthalmus maximus strain ysfricsl-2021 chromosome 12, ASM2237912v1, whole genome shotgun sequence genomic DNA includes:
- the foxm1 gene encoding forkhead box protein M1 isoform X3, producing the protein MRRSPRRPLILKRRKLPFQQNDAPAAGSQSQPAAPVSEDPPAPAAAGQSFPDGIRIMNHPSMSDTQVVVIPKTADLQSVIGALTAKGKECGTQGPNKFILLSESGGCNGGSFARTAGEGHNVSSSSAEGQPGDEDTTPDSPDAKPLSGIKPLKREAEGGPLDDSLTNIQWLGRMNTCALEPDPAKQMGNDKENQTPDSQASQAHDEEMVAEDAQQPTMSERPPYSYMAMIQFAINSRKNRMMTLKEIYTWIEEHFPYFREVAKPGWKNSIRHNLSLHDMFIRETSTDGKVSFWTIRPEANRCLTLDQVYRQQKKVLPDARKTSTGSERRMKPLLPRTDSYLVPIQLPVASSVYLPPASAPFAPSCAAQQQKRSISRGTKRVRIAPKVTKSDPPVVILYSDGNDDPKAEIKEEPIRVPIKCETPKALPRRQASSSRRKQRLVHSVHEEPVLLCPNNTFFDSGVASDTSTFHDAPDEQHSPEREFSFKTPIKGSSQLTSSTPSKHPSNVLPEPWKVTPSGKGSESVLDFSPIRTPGGPAVTPRHDYTTFSFSSTPFKDWALFNSPREKLASAASRATGPTDSPLKWHQSSSSSFSGELLLAGGANRSITEGLVLDTMNDSLSKILVDISFPGLDDDDLGMANISWSEFLPQLK
- the foxm1 gene encoding forkhead box protein M1 isoform X1: MRRSPRRPLILKRRKLPFQQNDAPAAGSQSQPAAPVSEDPPAPAAAGQSFPDGIRIMNHPSMSDTQVVVIPKTADLQSVIGALTAKGKECGTQGPNKFILLSESGGCNGGSFARTAGEGHNVSSSSAEGQPGDEDTTPDSPDAKPLSGIKPLKREAEGGPLDDSLTNIQWLGRMNTCALEPDPAKQMGNDKENQTPDSQASQAHDEEMVAEDAQQPTMSERPPYSYMAMIQFAINSRKNRMMTLKEIYTWIEEHFPYFREVAKPGWKNSIRHNLSLHDMFIRETSTDGKVSFWTIRPEANRCLTLDQVYRPGCDPMTAPVPVPMLLFSQQQQKKVLPDARKTSTGSERRMKPLLPRTDSYLVPIQLPVASSVYLPPASAPFAPSCAAQQQKRSISRGTKRVRIAPKVTKSDPPVVILYSDGNDDPKAEIKEEPIRVPIKCETPKALPRRQASSSRRKQRLVHSVHEEPVLLCPNNTFFDSGVASDTSTFHDAPDEQHSPEREFSFKTPIKGSSQLTSSTPSKHPSNVLPEPWKVTPSGKGSESVLDFSPIRTPGGPAVTPRHDYTTFSFSSTPFKDWALFNSPREKLASAASRATGPTDSPLKWHQSSSSSFSGELLLAGGANRSITEGLVLDTMNDSLSKILVDISFPGLDDDDLGMANISWSEFLPQLK
- the foxm1 gene encoding forkhead box protein M1 isoform X4 encodes the protein MRRSPRRPLILKRRKLPFQQNDAPAAGSQSQPAAPVSEDPPAPAAAGQSFPDGIRIMNHPSMSDTQVVVIPKTADLQSVIGALTAKGKECGTQGPNKFILLSESGGCNGGSFARTAGEGHNVSSSSAEGQPGDEDTTPDSPDAKPLSGIKPLKREAEGGPLDDSLTNIQWLGRMNTCALEPDPAKQMGNDKENQTPDSQASQAHDEEMVAEDAQQPTMSERPPYSYMAMIQFAINSRKNRMMTLKEIYTWIEEHFPYFREVAKPGWKNSIRHNLSLHDMFIRETSTDGKVSFWTIRPEANRCLTLDQVYRQKKVLPDARKTSTGSERRMKPLLPRTDSYLVPIQLPVASSVYLPPASAPFAPSCAAQQQKRSISRGTKRVRIAPKVTKSDPPVVILYSDGNDDPKAEIKEEPIRVPIKCETPKALPRRQASSSRRKQRLVHSVHEEPVLLCPNNTFFDSGVASDTSTFHDAPDEQHSPEREFSFKTPIKGSSQLTSSTPSKHPSNVLPEPWKVTPSGKGSESVLDFSPIRTPGGPAVTPRHDYTTFSFSSTPFKDWALFNSPREKLASAASRATGPTDSPLKWHQSSSSSFSGELLLAGGANRSITEGLVLDTMNDSLSKILVDISFPGLDDDDLGMANISWSEFLPQLK
- the foxm1 gene encoding forkhead box protein M1 isoform X2, with translation MRRSPRRPLILKRRKLPFQQNDAPAAGSQSQPAAPVSEDPPAPAAAGQSFPDGIRIMNHPSMSDTQVVVIPKTADLQSVIGALTAKGKECGTQGPNKFILLSESGGCNGGSFARTAGEGHNVSSSSAEGQPGDEDTTPDSPDAKPLSGIKPLKREAEGGPLDDSLTNIQWLGRMNTCALEPDPAKQMGNDKENQTPDSQASQAHDEEMVAEDAQQPTMSERPPYSYMAMIQFAINSRKNRMMTLKEIYTWIEEHFPYFREVAKPGWKNSIRHNLSLHDMFIRETSTDGKVSFWTIRPEANRCLTLDQVYRPGCDPMTAPVPVPMLLFSQQQKKVLPDARKTSTGSERRMKPLLPRTDSYLVPIQLPVASSVYLPPASAPFAPSCAAQQQKRSISRGTKRVRIAPKVTKSDPPVVILYSDGNDDPKAEIKEEPIRVPIKCETPKALPRRQASSSRRKQRLVHSVHEEPVLLCPNNTFFDSGVASDTSTFHDAPDEQHSPEREFSFKTPIKGSSQLTSSTPSKHPSNVLPEPWKVTPSGKGSESVLDFSPIRTPGGPAVTPRHDYTTFSFSSTPFKDWALFNSPREKLASAASRATGPTDSPLKWHQSSSSSFSGELLLAGGANRSITEGLVLDTMNDSLSKILVDISFPGLDDDDLGMANISWSEFLPQLK